One window of Legionella pneumophila subsp. pneumophila str. Philadelphia 1 genomic DNA carries:
- the katG gene encoding catalase/peroxidase HPI, with amino-acid sequence MDGKVGSTTTGCPVIHGGMTSTGTSNTAWWPNALNLDILHQHDTKTNPMEKDFNYREEVKKLDFEALKKDLHALMTDSQAWWPADWGHYGGLMIRMSWHAAGSYRVADGRGGAGTGNQRFAPLNSWPDNVNLDKARRLLWPIKKKYGNKISWADLIVLAGTIAYESMGLKTFGFGFGREDIWHPEKDVYWGSEQEWLGAKRYDGKSRESLENPLAAVQMGLIYVNPEGVNGQPDPLRTAQDVRVTFGRMAMNDEETVALTAGGHTVGKCHGNGNAKLLGPNPEAANVEDQGLGWINKTTRGIGRNTVSSGIEGAWTTHPTQWDNGYFYLLLNYDWELKKSPAGAWQWEPIHIKEEDKPVDVEDPAIRHNPIMTDADMAMKMDPVYRKIAERFYQDPDYFAEVFARAWFKLTHRDMGPKTRYIGPDVPKEDLIWQDPVPAGNRAYDIAAAKAKIAASNLTIGEMVSTAWDSARTFRGSDKRGGANGARIRLKPQKDWEGNEPQRLTKVLQILEDIATDTGASVADVIILAGNVGIEKAAKAAGFDIIVPFAPGRGDATDDMTDAESFDVLEPLHDGYRNWLKKTYDVRPEELMLDRTQLMGLTAHEMTVLVGGLRVLGTNHNNTQYGVFTDRVGALTNDFFVNLTDMANVWIPSKDNLYEIRDRKAGNIKWTATRVDLVFGSNSILRSYAEVYAQDDNKGKFIQDFVAAWTKVMNADRFDLA; translated from the coding sequence ATGGATGGAAAAGTTGGGAGTACAACAACCGGGTGTCCGGTGATACATGGCGGTATGACGTCTACAGGAACATCCAACACGGCATGGTGGCCAAATGCCTTGAACCTGGATATATTGCATCAGCATGACACCAAGACAAATCCAATGGAAAAAGATTTCAACTACCGTGAAGAAGTCAAAAAACTGGATTTTGAGGCACTCAAAAAAGATTTGCATGCTTTAATGACTGACAGTCAGGCGTGGTGGCCTGCTGATTGGGGACACTACGGTGGTCTAATGATTCGCATGTCCTGGCATGCTGCTGGTTCCTATCGCGTGGCTGATGGGCGTGGCGGTGCAGGTACTGGCAATCAGCGTTTCGCTCCATTGAATTCCTGGCCTGACAATGTGAACCTGGATAAAGCACGTCGCTTGTTATGGCCGATCAAGAAAAAATACGGCAACAAAATCAGTTGGGCAGACTTGATTGTCCTGGCCGGTACTATCGCTTATGAGTCAATGGGACTTAAAACATTCGGTTTTGGTTTTGGCCGTGAAGACATTTGGCATCCTGAAAAAGATGTTTACTGGGGTTCAGAACAAGAATGGTTGGGCGCCAAGCGTTACGATGGCAAAAGCCGCGAGTCTCTGGAAAACCCGCTGGCGGCAGTACAAATGGGATTAATTTATGTAAATCCCGAAGGAGTGAATGGACAACCTGATCCGCTTCGCACAGCGCAGGATGTTCGTGTAACCTTCGGACGGATGGCAATGAACGACGAGGAAACCGTTGCTCTGACTGCCGGAGGACATACTGTTGGCAAATGTCATGGCAATGGCAATGCAAAACTTTTGGGCCCCAATCCTGAAGCCGCTAATGTTGAGGACCAAGGGCTTGGCTGGATTAACAAAACCACCAGAGGCATAGGCCGTAATACTGTTTCAAGCGGCATTGAAGGCGCATGGACAACACACCCTACCCAGTGGGACAATGGCTACTTCTATTTATTGCTGAATTACGATTGGGAACTGAAAAAAAGCCCCGCCGGTGCCTGGCAATGGGAGCCCATCCATATTAAGGAAGAAGATAAACCAGTAGATGTTGAAGACCCTGCCATCCGGCACAACCCGATCATGACTGATGCTGACATGGCAATGAAAATGGATCCCGTTTATCGTAAAATTGCAGAGCGCTTTTACCAAGATCCCGACTATTTTGCAGAAGTTTTCGCTCGAGCCTGGTTCAAACTGACTCATCGCGATATGGGGCCGAAGACGCGCTACATTGGCCCTGATGTTCCTAAAGAAGATTTAATTTGGCAAGATCCGGTGCCTGCTGGTAACAGGGCATATGATATTGCTGCCGCCAAAGCAAAAATTGCGGCCAGCAATCTGACCATCGGTGAAATGGTTTCTACTGCATGGGACAGCGCGCGCACTTTCCGCGGCTCAGATAAGCGCGGTGGTGCGAACGGAGCACGTATACGACTAAAGCCACAAAAAGACTGGGAAGGCAATGAGCCACAACGCCTGACTAAAGTCTTGCAAATTCTTGAAGACATCGCTACTGATACAGGCGCAAGCGTGGCAGATGTGATTATACTTGCCGGAAATGTCGGTATCGAGAAGGCTGCCAAGGCAGCTGGCTTTGACATTATCGTTCCCTTTGCTCCTGGCCGTGGGGATGCAACCGATGACATGACGGATGCAGAATCCTTTGACGTTCTGGAACCGCTTCATGATGGCTATCGCAACTGGCTTAAGAAGACATATGATGTCCGTCCTGAAGAGCTCATGCTAGATCGCACTCAGCTCATGGGACTGACAGCCCATGAGATGACAGTCCTTGTTGGGGGTCTGCGCGTGTTGGGTACTAATCACAACAATACCCAATATGGCGTATTCACTGATCGCGTTGGTGCCCTGACTAATGACTTTTTTGTCAACTTGACCGATATGGCCAATGTATGGATACCAAGCAAAGACAATTTGTACGAAATTCGAGACCGTAAAGCGGGTAACATCAAGTGGACAGCGACTCGTGTAGATCTGGTTTTTGGCTCTAATTCGATTCTGCGCTCCTATGCTGAAGTCTATGCCCAGGATGATAACAAGGGAAAATTCATACAGGACTTTGTTGCAGCATGGACAAAGGTTATGAATGCTGATCGCTTTGATTTGGCATAA
- the legL6 gene encoding Dot/Icm T4SS effector LegL6: MFYELILTRTSNLIQEFISIPHGVTSLDLSLNELGNISNAELIQAFHYIPDSVISLDLTNNHLCDKSGAELAQLLAAIPANVTSLDLSSNNLDRRSGAELAQAFAAIPASVTSLNLHCNYLGNNRGVELAQAFAAIPENVTSLDLSMNYFDLESSADLSQIFTSIPPHVASLNLSFNSLHEVPFEKLALLNDSLKHVQTVYLSFYSVKEMSKEQRRALGAAFPNAQKIILIDDYGHEIQPSITISNLIRELSGKADAPSLLNQCILFTQRHQKDSDNKIIPKELEESIRTFNSR; this comes from the coding sequence ATGTTTTACGAATTAATATTAACCAGAACCAGCAACCTGATACAAGAATTTATCTCTATTCCTCATGGCGTTACTTCTCTTGACTTGAGTTTAAATGAATTAGGCAATATAAGTAATGCTGAATTAATTCAGGCCTTTCATTATATACCTGACAGCGTTATATCGTTGGATTTGACTAACAATCACTTATGCGACAAAAGTGGTGCAGAATTGGCACAACTCCTGGCCGCCATCCCTGCCAATGTCACTTCTCTTGATTTAAGCTCTAATAATCTCGACAGAAGAAGTGGTGCTGAGTTAGCACAAGCCTTTGCTGCTATCCCAGCCAGTGTAACTTCGCTTAATTTGCATTGTAATTACCTGGGCAATAACCGTGGAGTGGAGTTAGCACAAGCCTTTGCGGCCATCCCCGAAAATGTGACCTCACTGGATTTAAGTATGAACTATTTCGACCTGGAAAGTAGTGCTGACTTATCACAAATTTTTACCAGTATCCCTCCTCACGTGGCGTCACTTAATTTGAGCTTTAACTCCTTGCATGAAGTACCCTTTGAAAAGCTGGCACTCCTTAATGATTCGCTAAAGCATGTGCAAACTGTTTACTTGAGCTTTTATAGTGTCAAAGAAATGTCCAAAGAACAACGAAGAGCACTGGGCGCTGCATTTCCCAATGCGCAAAAAATCATTTTGATTGATGATTATGGCCATGAAATTCAACCGTCTATAACAATTTCTAACCTGATTAGGGAGCTTTCTGGAAAGGCAGATGCTCCATCCTTGTTAAATCAATGTATTCTTTTTACCCAAAGACATCAAAAAGACAGTGATAACAAGATCATCCCTAAGGAATTAGAAGAGAGCATTCGAACTTTTAACTCTCGCTGA
- a CDS encoding ferritin-like domain-containing protein, protein MKHRRSETQDIDDAIIKTLNKLLEIELAGVVRYTHYSFMVFGFNRIPICKWMRDQAQESLNHAHLIGELITHFSYHPTLKIGKLLETHEHNISNILEESLEHERQSLDLYYQLLQYAENKSVLVEEFARQMIQEEEMHLGEISKMLNSPTTFKD, encoded by the coding sequence ATGAAACATAGAAGATCTGAAACTCAAGACATTGATGATGCCATCATAAAAACTCTAAATAAATTATTGGAAATCGAGCTAGCGGGTGTTGTGCGCTATACTCATTACTCCTTTATGGTCTTTGGATTTAATCGCATCCCGATCTGCAAATGGATGCGAGATCAGGCTCAAGAAAGTTTGAACCACGCTCATCTAATCGGTGAGCTCATTACCCATTTTTCCTATCATCCTACACTTAAAATCGGTAAGTTATTAGAGACTCATGAGCATAATATCAGTAATATTTTAGAAGAGTCGCTTGAGCATGAAAGGCAAAGTCTGGATTTGTATTATCAACTATTACAATATGCAGAAAATAAGTCGGTGTTAGTTGAAGAATTTGCAAGACAAATGATTCAAGAAGAAGAAATGCATCTTGGAGAAATATCCAAAATGCTTAATTCCCCGACAACTTTCAAAGATTAG
- the sdbC gene encoding Dot/Icm T4SS effector SdbC, with amino-acid sequence MPNSSIQIWLQRQIALRTFPPNREDWYVKNGFGNSEMSLEERFASFVEAIRQEDSPYHEQLSGIDFQRFEIEVTLANQKTCMTEVIGFQNNSNQSSSTPNEKFKAVGKGKHVIYFTGIGTQYQDCLIDIAKAVQITGAHYYAFEYPGMRKLGGEVLEVNDMVNTGIALANTLLEKGISIDDILFQGDSFGAAVAKKVSDQFKLQSNVTVRCILNNTFSTFQAAVEGNLGAFSTLRYTVRPLLRYTGWDIRPGEGYGQDTPYQIHVNHTGDLTLGAGHATLAESIESNSQLEHFVDPCPEEYRIKRDIYKQWHWASLSEQGITFLETKYGRNSDGQLDTHLADLYLLKYDTGLGVYESFICKYLEDSNDYIASHPQKLSLDELPRPLESETVSLRQLIVSVLPSRPSIAGFFSRSTPVIEEVETEKQEQKSIELK; translated from the coding sequence ATGCCGAATTCAAGTATACAAATCTGGTTGCAAAGACAAATAGCTTTAAGAACCTTTCCTCCCAATAGAGAGGACTGGTATGTCAAAAATGGTTTCGGTAATTCAGAGATGTCACTTGAAGAACGTTTTGCCTCTTTTGTAGAAGCAATACGTCAAGAGGATTCTCCCTACCATGAACAATTATCCGGTATAGACTTTCAGCGCTTTGAAATCGAGGTGACTTTAGCCAACCAAAAAACCTGTATGACCGAGGTGATAGGCTTTCAGAATAATTCTAATCAATCAAGCTCCACACCTAATGAGAAGTTCAAAGCTGTCGGGAAGGGAAAACATGTGATTTATTTCACTGGAATAGGAACACAATATCAAGATTGCCTGATTGATATAGCAAAAGCTGTTCAAATAACGGGAGCGCATTATTACGCCTTTGAATACCCGGGCATGAGAAAACTGGGCGGTGAAGTGTTAGAAGTCAATGATATGGTTAACACTGGAATAGCGCTGGCCAATACCTTGCTTGAAAAAGGCATATCAATTGATGATATCCTTTTTCAAGGCGACTCCTTTGGTGCTGCAGTGGCAAAAAAAGTCAGTGATCAATTCAAACTGCAATCCAATGTAACAGTAAGATGCATTCTGAATAATACCTTTTCCACTTTTCAAGCTGCTGTAGAAGGAAATCTGGGTGCGTTCTCTACTCTGCGTTATACAGTTCGTCCTCTGCTTCGTTACACGGGTTGGGATATTCGTCCAGGAGAGGGCTATGGCCAGGACACACCCTACCAAATTCATGTCAATCATACAGGTGATCTTACCTTAGGGGCAGGGCATGCAACGCTTGCAGAAAGCATTGAATCCAATTCTCAACTTGAACATTTCGTTGATCCCTGTCCTGAAGAGTATCGTATTAAAAGAGATATCTATAAACAGTGGCATTGGGCCTCATTAAGCGAACAAGGAATAACATTTCTTGAGACCAAATATGGCAGAAACAGTGATGGACAACTGGACACGCATTTGGCTGATTTGTATTTGCTAAAGTATGATACAGGTCTGGGGGTTTATGAATCATTTATTTGTAAATACCTCGAAGACAGTAATGACTATATTGCAAGTCACCCGCAAAAACTTTCTCTTGACGAATTACCCAGACCTCTTGAGTCTGAAACAGTTTCACTAAGACAATTGATTGTGTCTGTGTTACCATCAAGACCTAGTATAGCTGGTTTCTTTAGTCGTAGTACACCTGTCATAGAGGAGGTGGAGACAGAGAAGCAAGAGCAGAAATCAATTGAGTTAAAGTAG
- a CDS encoding MFS transporter, which yields MDKRIIAAASFGTLFEMYDYAIYGFMAPILAPLFFPTTDKHTALIATFGIFAAGFLVRPFSAYWLGNLGDQIGRKKTLTITLMVMTFSSGFIGLLPTYQEAGIFAPILLTFCRLTQGVSVAGEMTLASIYIYENVSMRHKGLAVSFVTLGSICGLLLAIIVSKITMLFFSKQHLDSFWRFPFLIGIFVGFAGLYLRSQTRELTDFAKVVAQRQSHPILNAWHYRKKAIAAIFLLAIYCNSSFYTFFVYMPSYLQQQELPLTTAMDVIIIGMICYSMGLLLSGFTSDILGRRFPLAVSLIATLCTVLVINYLINTGTLLQITVACSVLAVIISFFIGSAFTASLEQLPQEERASGFTLFFNLSNSLFGGTAPLIILLLSYAFIHFAFSIYLMVMALLTLPALWLIQEKSTN from the coding sequence ATGGATAAAAGGATTATTGCGGCAGCCTCTTTTGGTACCTTGTTTGAAATGTACGACTATGCCATTTATGGGTTTATGGCGCCTATTTTGGCGCCGCTTTTTTTCCCCACTACCGATAAACACACTGCTCTCATCGCAACATTTGGTATTTTCGCGGCAGGTTTCCTTGTTCGGCCATTCTCTGCTTATTGGTTAGGGAATCTGGGTGACCAAATTGGTCGCAAAAAAACATTGACCATAACTCTTATGGTCATGACTTTTTCATCAGGTTTTATTGGTTTATTACCTACTTACCAAGAAGCCGGTATTTTTGCTCCAATTTTGCTCACGTTCTGTCGATTAACTCAAGGGGTTTCTGTGGCAGGGGAAATGACCTTAGCCAGTATTTACATTTATGAAAATGTGAGCATGCGCCATAAAGGTTTAGCAGTCAGCTTTGTCACCTTGGGTTCGATTTGTGGGCTGTTGCTTGCAATAATAGTCAGCAAAATAACCATGCTGTTTTTTTCCAAACAGCATCTCGATTCCTTCTGGCGCTTCCCATTTTTAATAGGAATATTCGTAGGTTTTGCCGGACTTTATTTGCGAAGTCAAACCAGAGAATTAACCGATTTTGCAAAAGTAGTTGCTCAAAGACAATCTCATCCCATATTAAATGCCTGGCATTATCGGAAAAAAGCAATTGCTGCTATTTTTCTTTTGGCAATTTATTGCAACAGTAGCTTTTATACATTTTTTGTTTATATGCCTTCATACCTGCAACAGCAGGAGTTGCCATTAACTACAGCGATGGATGTTATTATCATAGGGATGATTTGTTATAGCATGGGTCTCTTATTATCAGGTTTCACCTCTGATATTTTAGGCAGACGCTTTCCCTTGGCGGTGAGTTTAATTGCAACTTTATGTACGGTTTTGGTAATAAATTATTTGATCAATACAGGTACTTTATTACAAATTACTGTCGCCTGCAGTGTTTTGGCTGTCATTATCTCTTTTTTTATTGGAAGTGCATTTACCGCCAGCCTTGAACAATTACCACAGGAAGAGCGGGCCAGTGGCTTTACTTTATTTTTTAACTTGTCTAATTCCCTATTTGGAGGCACAGCACCACTCATTATTTTGCTATTAAGTTATGCTTTCATCCATTTTGCATTTTCTATTTATTTGATGGTGATGGCTTTGTTGACTCTTCCTGCCCTGTGGTTGATTCAAGAAAAAAGCACGAATTAA